In Dryobates pubescens isolate bDryPub1 chromosome 6, bDryPub1.pri, whole genome shotgun sequence, a genomic segment contains:
- the GINM1 gene encoding glycoprotein integral membrane protein 1 → MEVAPGQRELLLLLTLAAALLGPAAPLQLGQETIRVNVLLLKINGELHKGQVVFNITYVNGQVYLNDFPMKSGVAHITCQTVILENGQWDSLPDQRLGTVSVRIMVHEWPLASSSDLQLIVIQEEVTEIDGKQVQQEEVTEIDILVKDMRVLRHLNYTVPLKESMLYSIPRDNDIVFTLPSPSGKDIQDPLQTTSQYLIRQAETTVDEETLPGKLPETPLRTEPPSSYKVMCQWVEDLRKGLCKFWFRSLPIFFSLMEVTVVGVVGAAFILQALKLIFPSCENKGLLFLDQVSFVPVVTISLPSDLPDRKSNLDENVCT, encoded by the exons ATGGAGGTGGCGCCGGGACAGCGagagctgttgctgctgttgacGCTGGCCGCCGCGCTGCTGGGCCCGGCCGCGCCgctgcagctgggccag gaaacaATTAGAGTCAATGTTCTGCTGTTGAAAATCAATGGCGAGTTGCACAAAGGACAG GTTGTTTTTAATATCACCTATGTTAATGGACAGGTGTATCTAAATGATTTTCCAATGAAAAGCGGGGTTGCCCACATAACATGTCAAACAGTCATAT TGGAGAATGGCCAGTGGGACAGCTTACCAGATCAGCGTCTGGGAACCGTCAGTGTTCGCATCATGGTTCATGAGTGGCCTTTGGCATCCAGTTCTGATTTACAGTTGATTGTCATTCAGGAAGAAGTGACAGAAATCGATGGAAAACAG GTTCAGCAGGAAGAAGTAACAGAAATAGATATTTTAGTAAAGGACATGAGAGTACTTAGACATTTAAATTACACTGTTCCTTTGAAAGAGAGCATGCTGTATTCCATCCCAAGGGACAACGACATTGTATTTAcacttcccagcccctcagGAAAAG ataTTCAAGATCCACTGCAAACTACCAGTCAGTACCTCATCCGGCAAGCAGAAACTACAGTAGATGAAGAGACATTACCTGGGAAGTTACCAGAGACCCCTCTTAGGACAGAACCTCCATCTTCTTACAAG GTGATGTGCCAGTGGGTGGAAGACTTGAGAAAAGGGTTGTGCAAATTCTGGTTTCGATCTTTACCTATTTTCTTTAGTTTGATGGAAGTCACTGTAGTTGGAGTTGTTGGAGCAGCTTTTATTCTGCAAGCTTTAAAGCTGATTTTCCCTTCCTGTGAAAACAA AGGCCTCCTTTTCCTGGACCAAGTCAGCTTTGTACCTGTGGTTACTATCAGCTTGCCTTCAGACCTTCCAGACAGGAAAAGCAATTTAGATGAGAATGTATGTACTTAA